The [Pseudomonas] carboxydohydrogena genome includes a window with the following:
- a CDS encoding branched-chain amino acid ABC transporter permease, giving the protein MHLLIQILVNGVLLGGLYAVMALGLALVWGVLNIVNLAHGAFIMLGAYLSWHLYTYLGIDPFLGLPITAVAMFMVGYVMQRGLLNLVVKAPMFNTLLITFGLEVVLTYLAQLAFSADFRTINPSYAGDSIQVGTVVLPLARLLAFGIAIVLTLAMWLFLLHTRLGRAIRATAQNLVAARLYGVEPRHLYAMTFGIGIGLAGAAGGLYGTVSQINPYIGATLTAKSFAIAIIGGLDNPLGVIVGGLFLGIIESLAVLYIGATFADVASFGVLVLVLIVRPSGLLGKTA; this is encoded by the coding sequence TTGCATCTGCTGATACAAATTCTGGTCAACGGCGTACTGCTCGGAGGGCTGTACGCCGTTATGGCCTTGGGCCTTGCATTGGTCTGGGGTGTGCTCAACATCGTCAATCTGGCGCACGGAGCATTCATCATGCTCGGCGCCTATTTGTCGTGGCACCTCTATACGTATCTTGGCATCGATCCCTTCCTCGGACTGCCGATTACGGCGGTGGCGATGTTCATGGTCGGCTATGTCATGCAACGGGGGCTTTTGAACCTCGTCGTCAAGGCGCCGATGTTCAACACGCTGCTCATCACCTTCGGGCTGGAAGTCGTGCTGACCTATCTTGCGCAGCTCGCATTCTCCGCCGACTTCCGCACCATCAATCCGTCCTACGCGGGTGACAGCATCCAGGTCGGCACCGTCGTGCTGCCGCTGGCGCGGCTTCTCGCTTTCGGCATAGCGATCGTCCTGACGCTCGCGATGTGGCTGTTTCTTCTTCATACCCGGCTTGGCCGCGCCATTCGCGCAACGGCGCAGAATCTCGTCGCCGCGCGCCTCTATGGTGTCGAGCCCCGCCATCTTTATGCGATGACCTTCGGCATCGGCATCGGCCTCGCCGGTGCGGCGGGCGGTCTGTACGGCACGGTGTCGCAGATCAATCCCTATATCGGCGCGACGCTGACGGCCAAATCGTTCGCGATCGCCATCATCGGCGGTCTCGACAATCCGCTCGGCGTGATCGTCGGCGGCCTGTTCCTCGGCATCATCGAATCGCTCGCGGTGCTCTACATCGGCGCGACCTTCGCCGACGTGGCGAGCTTCGGCGTGCTGGTGCTGG